In the genome of Nitrospira sp., the window GGAGAAAGGCATTGTCGCGGCGGCAGAACATTGGGAGCAGGACAACGCCCTCCCCCTCCCTGCCCAATTCCTTCAGCATTCAGGACGGTTGGTAGCCGAGAGTGGACGAGGTATCCGCTACAGGCTCATTGGGCTCTCCCCGATCTATCAGCGCAACGGTCCCGCCACCGAGTTCGAGCGAAAATCCCTGACCGAACTCCAGCGGCAGCCGGATCGGCCGGTTACCGGAGTTGTGTCGAGCGGCAAGAAGCAGTACTTCCAAGCCATCTATTCAGACCGGGCTGTCTCGTCTGCCTGCGTGACTTGCCACAACAGCCATCCGCTGAGCCCGAAGCAAGATTTCAAGTTGAACGATGTGATGGGTGGGATCGCCATTACGATTCCGCTGGAGTAGGCAGGACACACGACGCATCATCGTCAGCTGAGAAAAAGCGCTGTGGGCGGACGTAACGTAACAGAGAGATTACGAAGGCGTGAGTGTGCTTGCAGAAGCGGCCGGTGGTTTAAGGTGATACTCCTCTCGATAGATCTGTACGGCAGTCATCAACAAACTGATGAGGATCGGACCGGCGAAGAGGCCGAGCAATCCATAGAGCGCCAACCCACCCAACACGCTCAGCACGAGCGGCAGGACGGGAATCTGCACATCTTGGCCGATCAACCAGGGCCGAAGAAATTGATCGACCATTGAGACGACGCCGATTCCCCACACCAGCAGGGCAAACGCTTTACCGGTCGCACCTATCCAGAACAGGTAGATTACGAGGGGGCCCCATACCAGCCCGGTCCCACCAAATGGGATCGGCGCCACGACGATCGTCAAAGCCGTGAGTCCCATCGGAAACGGTACATCGAGCGCCAAGTAGGCCATACCCGCCAGGAGGCCCTGAACGATCGCCGTGACCAGTATCCCTTTCACCACCGCCCGAATCGTTTGATCTAACCGAGTCAAGATTTTTGACTTGTGTGATTCTTCCATCGGAATCAGATCGTATAAGGCAGCGAGCCACTGCCGGCCATCCTTGAAAAGGAAGAACAGCACCAACAACATGATGAAGAAATTCATCACGAGAGCGAAGGTGTTCTTCAGCAGACCCCCCATTCCACCGACGAGAAATTGACTGAGTTCCTTCACCCCGGTCATTACCGATTGTTCCAAGGAAAGCGGATGCGTACCGGTACCGGACATGGCTGACTTCAACCAACTGCCGATGAAGGGAATCGCCGCCACTTGATCCGGCAATCGTTGAAGCCCGCCGGCAGAAACCCATGATCGGATCTCCTGTTCCTCTAGGCTGGCTTCACGTACCAACATCACTCCCATCACAACCAAGGGAACAACCACAATCCCCAACGCCCCGAATGTCAGTATGCCGGCAGAGAGTGCGTCCTTACCGCCGAACAGTTTTGTTAACCGGAGATGGAGAGGAAATGCCCAATGGGCCAACAGACCAGCCCACAAAGCCGAGAACAAGAACGGCTTGAGCATCAGCCCAATTTGGTAGAGGAGCAGAGCCAGGAGGGCAAAAAACACGATGGAAAAGATTTGTTGTCGAGTCATGGAAGCTGTCTGAGTCACTTGAAGAGGCATCGAGTAAATAGCAGATCCGACGGCGTCTGTCACGGTAGAAAAGAATGGGAGGAGAAGGTGCGAGCCCCACCGACGTAAGTGAGGAGGACCTGAGGGCGAGAGGCGGGAGTCGGCTTACAGATCAGCTTCCCTTCCGATCAGCGCCACCGCTTTCCCACGATGCGCGCTCATGTCGCGAACATTGCTTGGTAATCGAGGGGTTTCTTCGGGCCAGCCTGTGACCCCCATATCGCTGACCCCCTGAAATTTGGCTCCTTCTTCCATCAGCATCATCGGGCAATGGACCTCGCCGATCAGAATAGCGGTTTTGAGCAGTTGGATTTTCCCGGTTGCCGTGACCGTGGCCTTGATCCGTCCACTGCTGATCAGTGAATCGGCGTGAATGGCCCCCCTCACAACCCCATCCTCACCAACAATGACTTCTCCCTTCGTGTGCACATCGCCTTCGAGTCGCCCATCAATTCGCACGGTACCGTCGACTTTGATTTCACCTTTCAGTTCGACACCTTTCGCCAACAGCGTCATATTGCCATCGTCTGCATAGGCGGTCTTTTTCATGGGGACTCCTTGGTGCAGGCCAACTTCCCCAACGTTACCTTAGGACCGGGGATATGCCTAACAGTTTATGGAATCCAGCGCTCCTGTGCCGGAATTCCACTCATTGCGGCAAGCCCAACGTCTGCTTGAGCCGCTGCCAGAACCCGCCTCCGTGAACTTCGCAATAGTCCGTCGGCTCGGTCCCCGCAATGAAGAACTCGAATGTTTTCTCCGGACATTGCGACGTCACGAGTTGTCCGCTTTTGGGATCGATCCTCCTCCGGACAACCCCGACCGGCATCTCAAAATCCGGGGAATCCTGTGGGATGAGTCGAGCCGCCAACTCACTCCATATTGGAAGGGCTGCCTGAGCGCCGGTCAACTTAATCGGCCGTTCATCATCAAAACCGACCCACACACCGATCGCAAGATCCGGGGTATATCCTATGAACCAGGCGTCTCGATACCCATCGGTCGTCCCAGTCTTACCAGCCACGGGACCCCACACCCCTAACGCCCTGGCCTTGGCCCCCGTACCCCGATCCATCACCCCTTTCAACAACGACGTAATGAGAAACGCTCCCTGAGGGGTGGCCGCTTGGCGTCGATCAAGCGGTGGACTCCAAATGGTCTCCCTTCCCTCACGTACCATGTTGGACAGTGCCACGGGATGGATGACAACGCCTCCATTGGCGAGCCCCGCGTAGGCTGATGTGATCTGCAGCAACGAGACCGAAGAACTTCCGAGCGCGAGCGACAAATTGTCGGCCAACGGCGTGGTAATTCCGAACGCGTGCAGCAGATTCGTGAGCGCAGTCATTCCGGTTCGGTGTGCGGTCCGAACGGCGGGAATGTTCAAGGATTGCTCGAGTGCTGTTCGGACCGTCACCTGACCTCTATACTGCCGATCATAATTCTGAGGCGACCAAGATCCTGTGTCTGATTCCAACGTCAGAGGCTCATCCATTAACAATGTTGCCGGAGTCAGCCCGGTCGCACCTTGGCCGCGTGCTGCCTCAAATCCAGCAAGGTAGACAAAAGGCTTAAACAGAGACCCTGCCGACCGATGCGCCTGCACCGCACGGTTGAATTGGCTCAGCCGATAGTTACGACCACCGACCATTGCCAACACGTGGCCGGTCTTCACATCCAGCACGACCGCCGCCCCCTGAAGGGGAGGCTCGGCTTCGGCCAACGACGGATAGTTCTTTTCAAGTTTCGTCAATCCTTCCTGTAGCACATGTGCGGCGATTCGCTGAGCCCTGGGATCCAGGGTCGAATAAATTCGAGATCCGTCCGGGATTTCCGTTCCGATCCCCTGCTCGATCTCTCTGAGCAGATGATCGACAAAGTACGGCGCGTCGGTCAGGACATCTTGATTCAACATGACCTTCACCGGCCGATTCATGGCCTGAGCCACAACGTCCTCCGACAAGATGCCCTCTTCCCACAGACGGCGAAGCACCAGATTTCGACGCTTTGTTGCCAACTCAATGTCTTTCACGGGGGAATAGATATTGGGCCCCTTGATCAATCCGACGATCAGCGCCATCTCATCGATCGACAATTCATCAACGTTCTTACTAAAATAGCGATGAGCCGCTTCTGCCACACCGTAGATCGAAACCGGTCCGGCTTGGCCGAGATAGATCTCGTTCACATAACTCTCAAGGATTTCTTCTTTTCGGTACTTGAACTCGAGCGCCATCGCAGCCATCACTTCCCGGAGTTTTCGCCCAATGGTTCGCTTCGGAGAATAGTAGAGGTTCTTAGCCAATTGCTGAGTGAGCGTACTACCTCCCTGCGCAACGAGGCCGCGACTGATGTTGATCCAAAGCGCTCGACCGATCGCGATGGGATCAACTCCGAAATGGGAAAAAAATCGACGATCTTCGATGATCAACAGCGTCTTGATCAGCGTGGGAGGGACACGGTCCAGAGGAATCCATTCTCGGACCTGCCTCGAGCCGGAGCGCATCCCGCTGATCAAAACCGGTTCGAGGGAAATCAATGAAACCGGCTGCCCATCAGACATTGACAACACCTCAGTGACGATGCCGTCCATCAGGATCAACCGGACTGATCGCGAAGGGAGTCGGTTCTCCTCCTGCGCATGCAGAAAGATCTCGATTGAGTCCTTTGTGACGAAATACTCACCGGCTACACGCGGTGCTGCAGCAACCGGCTTGTACTCCAGCCGCTGCAGGTGATCGACCAGCCCCGAATCCACAGGATGGAGTCCCGGCGTCAGAAAAAACGGGGCTCCATAGATCAGCAGCGGCGGATGCTCGTCGCTCTTCGGCAGAGACAAACTCGTTGACAGGAAGACGCCATACCCTCCCACGAGAGCGAACATCACTCCGAACACGATAAGGCAGGGAATAACAAGGCGCCTCGCCAACGGGGCGAGCCGAGGTGACGTTTGAGCCGACATGGTCTCAGCTTACCCTGTATCTTCAGACAAGGGAACTGTCCGAGATGGGAAATGCACCCCGGAAGATCTGATTAAGCTATCACGGCATCATCTGAAAGTAGTGACTGACTGCAGCCAAGAACCAGCAGGTTGCCTGGTTAACTCGACAGCTTGAACAGCACCGAACATGGACTTCGATTGTCGCTCTCACGCCACGAGAATCACGCCTGCGTCGGAGGGCATCGCTGTTGGTTTCTTGTAAGATCGAGCCCCATTCAACGCTCCTGTATGGGTCGGCGCAGCCCGCCAGCGCCCAGACTCCCCTCCTTCCGAGTTACCTCCTCCGGATCTATCTCACCCCCAAGTCCTCGGCTATCTTTCTCACCATCAGCTTGAAGCCGCAACCTTTAGTAAGGAGAATGCACATGAACTGTTCACGCTGCCAGGGACTCATGGTCAGGGAACACTTACTGGATTTTGAGGGCACCTACGGGCATATGTGGGCCAGCGGATACCGCTGCATGAATTGCGGGAATGTTCATGACCCGCTCATCGAACAACACCGGCTCGCCAAAGCACAACCGAAGCTGATGATCGTAAACGGTGAAGCGGGCCACGAGGAAGACGAACGCCTTACGGACGTGCATTCAGTCATCATGCATGCGGCGTAAAACCGAATCCAAACTGCGCCGCCACAGTCGTCTACATGCGGAGTACTGGCTTGGAAGGAGAGGCATGGCCACTATTTTGATCGTCGACGATGATGCACCGATTAGGGGGACATTGCGCGACATCCTTGAAGCAGAGGGTCATCAGATTCGTGAAGCCGCCGACGGCCGGATCGGCCTCATGCTCTATCGCGAAGCACCGGCCGACCTCGTCATCACCGACGTCCTGATGCCGGAGCGCGATGGGATGGAAGTCACCCTTGCGCTGACGCAGGAATTTCTGGATGCCAGAGTCATTGCCATGACGGGTGCTACAGGCGACCAGAATTTTCTGAACGTTGCCAAGCTATTCGGCGCCCGACGTATCATTCAGAAACCCTTCACCTCGGACGTTATTCGTCGAGTCGTGCGTTTCACACTTAATCATTAGTCGGATCAACGAGATAAATAGGACAAACTGCGTCAGCCCCGCCTCAACAGATGGGCAGAGCCTTATCCGAACCCGTCCTCGACTCTCTAGATCGGTCGCTGGAGCTCGCGCAGCTGGGTAGGCCACAATGACCCCGCAAGCATACCGATTCCCGCCATGGCGAACCCAATGAGCTGTGGAGGCCAGACATCAGTCGGCTGGCTTACTAGCTCCAAGACCAGCCAGCTCGTGAGCCCGGCAACAATGGCCCACAGCGCACCTTGTGTCGTCGCCCGTTTCCAGTAAAGTCCGGCAAACAACGGGAAAAAGGCCGCTACCAGCGTTACTTTGTACGTGTTCACGACCAATTTATAAATCGTCGCGTCCGACCACAACGCAAGAACCAATACCACCGAGGCAAATCCTACCAGGACCACGCGCATGAGTCGTAGAAATTCCGAATCATTCAAGTATGGACAGGTCGGCCTGATGACGTTCTCGGTCAATGCAACGGACGGTGCGAGCAGAGTCGCACTGGAGCAACTCATCACCGCAGAAAGAACTGCTCCAAAGAAAATAACCTGGGCCACGATCGGAGTATGTTGCAACACTAGGGTCGGCAAGACCAGCTGTGAATCCTGCTCCAACAACGCTCCGAACTTGGTGGGCTCAATCAACGTTGCGGCATAGGCGAGATACATCGGTATAAAACAGAAGGCAAAATAGAGCGCCGCGCCCAGCAACGAGCCCCGCACAGCTGTGGGCTCGTCCTTTGCCGATGTGATCCGCTGGAACACATCCTGTTGTGGGATGGAACCGAGCATCATGGTCATCCAGGCCCCGACGAACGGGACCCAAGCCGTCAGCGTGGCCGGTGGGAACAAGTCAAGTTTGCCCGCCTCGGCCGCATGGTTGACGACCATGCGCACACCGCCCGCCAGATCCCCGA includes:
- a CDS encoding DUF3365 domain-containing protein, with the protein product MDNRRCALRTATLAFFLGGLWIGIPFPSAKGGSGLVGLAPEKVADYIHVILEADRSIYTTEIVNRMQEKGIVAAAEHWEQDNALPLPAQFLQHSGRLVAESGRGIRYRLIGLSPIYQRNGPATEFERKSLTELQRQPDRPVTGVVSSGKKQYFQAIYSDRAVSSACVTCHNSHPLSPKQDFKLNDVMGGIAITIPLE
- a CDS encoding AI-2E family transporter — encoded protein: MTRQQIFSIVFFALLALLLYQIGLMLKPFLFSALWAGLLAHWAFPLHLRLTKLFGGKDALSAGILTFGALGIVVVPLVVMGVMLVREASLEEQEIRSWVSAGGLQRLPDQVAAIPFIGSWLKSAMSGTGTHPLSLEQSVMTGVKELSQFLVGGMGGLLKNTFALVMNFFIMLLVLFFLFKDGRQWLAALYDLIPMEESHKSKILTRLDQTIRAVVKGILVTAIVQGLLAGMAYLALDVPFPMGLTALTIVVAPIPFGGTGLVWGPLVIYLFWIGATGKAFALLVWGIGVVSMVDQFLRPWLIGQDVQIPVLPLVLSVLGGLALYGLLGLFAGPILISLLMTAVQIYREEYHLKPPAASASTLTPS
- a CDS encoding polymer-forming cytoskeletal protein; translated protein: MKKTAYADDGNMTLLAKGVELKGEIKVDGTVRIDGRLEGDVHTKGEVIVGEDGVVRGAIHADSLISSGRIKATVTATGKIQLLKTAILIGEVHCPMMLMEEGAKFQGVSDMGVTGWPEETPRLPSNVRDMSAHRGKAVALIGREADL
- a CDS encoding PBP1A family penicillin-binding protein, with translation MSAQTSPRLAPLARRLVIPCLIVFGVMFALVGGYGVFLSTSLSLPKSDEHPPLLIYGAPFFLTPGLHPVDSGLVDHLQRLEYKPVAAAPRVAGEYFVTKDSIEIFLHAQEENRLPSRSVRLILMDGIVTEVLSMSDGQPVSLISLEPVLISGMRSGSRQVREWIPLDRVPPTLIKTLLIIEDRRFFSHFGVDPIAIGRALWINISRGLVAQGGSTLTQQLAKNLYYSPKRTIGRKLREVMAAMALEFKYRKEEILESYVNEIYLGQAGPVSIYGVAEAAHRYFSKNVDELSIDEMALIVGLIKGPNIYSPVKDIELATKRRNLVLRRLWEEGILSEDVVAQAMNRPVKVMLNQDVLTDAPYFVDHLLREIEQGIGTEIPDGSRIYSTLDPRAQRIAAHVLQEGLTKLEKNYPSLAEAEPPLQGAAVVLDVKTGHVLAMVGGRNYRLSQFNRAVQAHRSAGSLFKPFVYLAGFEAARGQGATGLTPATLLMDEPLTLESDTGSWSPQNYDRQYRGQVTVRTALEQSLNIPAVRTAHRTGMTALTNLLHAFGITTPLADNLSLALGSSSVSLLQITSAYAGLANGGVVIHPVALSNMVREGRETIWSPPLDRRQAATPQGAFLITSLLKGVMDRGTGAKARALGVWGPVAGKTGTTDGYRDAWFIGYTPDLAIGVWVGFDDERPIKLTGAQAALPIWSELAARLIPQDSPDFEMPVGVVRRRIDPKSGQLVTSQCPEKTFEFFIAGTEPTDYCEVHGGGFWQRLKQTLGLPQ
- a CDS encoding response regulator, encoding MATILIVDDDAPIRGTLRDILEAEGHQIREAADGRIGLMLYREAPADLVITDVLMPERDGMEVTLALTQEFLDARVIAMTGATGDQNFLNVAKLFGARRIIQKPFTSDVIRRVVRFTLNH
- a CDS encoding sodium:solute symporter family protein; protein product: MVFWFVILYLLLSVGIGLFAGTRVQNSKDFAVAGRSLPLAVVTATVFATWFGAEAVLGISATFVKEGLRGVVADPFGSSMCLVLAGLFFAPRLYRLNMLTVGDYYRYRYNRTVEVLCTLCIVASYLGWVAAQFKVLGLVFSVVTEGSVSQSVGIVIGAAIVLTYTTFGGMFSVAILDFVQISVIMGGLLYIASIVGDLAGGVRMVVNHAAEAGKLDLFPPATLTAWVPFVGAWMTMMLGSIPQQDVFQRITSAKDEPTAVRGSLLGAALYFAFCFIPMYLAYAATLIEPTKFGALLEQDSQLVLPTLVLQHTPIVAQVIFFGAVLSAVMSCSSATLLAPSVALTENVIRPTCPYLNDSEFLRLMRVVLVGFASVVLVLALWSDATIYKLVVNTYKVTLVAAFFPLFAGLYWKRATTQGALWAIVAGLTSWLVLELVSQPTDVWPPQLIGFAMAGIGMLAGSLWPTQLRELQRPI